TCGCCTGCGAAGAGCTCGGCGTCCGGATGCACCGCGGCCGCAGCGCGCTGGCGGTCGGCCGCGCCAGGGTAGTGCGCCGCCCGTGGCGGCAGCTCGCGCAGCAGCCGCCGCAGCTCGCCCATGAAGGCCGCCTGCAGCGGCCACTCCCTGGGCAGCACCAGCACCTGGGCCGACACGCAGTTGCAGCCGCCGTTGTGCAGCTTCATGGTGACCACGTGCTCGGCCTGATAGCGGAGGTCGGCCGCCGACCACGGGCCCGGGACGACGATGACCGGACCGACGCCGCCGAGCTCGCTGGTGATCGGCTTGCCGAGCAGCGGTTCGCCTCGGCGCCGGCGCTCGGCAGCCTGCTCGCCCGCGCCCCAGACGATCGCGTCGTGGGTCGCAGCGCTGCCGGTGATGTGGACCTCGTCGATGCCGTCGTGCCGGGTCAGATACTCGCCGACCTCGGCGCCGCCGCTGACCACGCGCAGGTAGCCAGCCGCGACGAATGGCTCGAGCACCTCCTCCAAGATCGGCGCCAGATACGCGTTCACGGGGCTCATCTTGAGGAGCACGGCCTGGCCGCGCCCGATCAGGCGGTAGAGGGCGTCGAGCGGCGCGATGCCGTTGACGTTGCCCGCCCCGAGCACGAGTGCCACCCGCCCGCGCGGCTCCGGCTCCCGGTAGAAGGAGGCCATGCGCTCCTCGAGCTCGGCCGCGGTGATGCCCGGCTGCATCCACACCTCCGCCGTGACGCCGCTCAGCAGCAGGCGGTCGAAGACCGAGCGCGGGAAGACCGGCACGATCAGCCGACCGTCGGCGCGGGTGGTGGCGCCCCGGAACCCGGGAAGCCGGCCGGCGGCGAGCGCGGACAGCGTGTCGAGGTAGCCGCTGATGGTCGCCGCGAGCGCCCATGGCCCCACCACCCACTCCTCGCCGACCCACGGCGAGCGCGGGTCGATCCGCTTCGCCGCCACCGACGCGTCGACCCAGCGCCGGCCGCAGCGGCCGAGGTTGCGGCGGGTGGCGAGCAGCATCGCCAGCTTGCGGTCCATCCCGAGCCTCGCCCACTCATCGGCGTGGGCTCTGAGCTCGCCGATCGCGCGGTCGAGTCCACGGCGATCCTCGGTGGCTCCGGTGACTGGGCCGACTGTGAAGGTCTCCATCGTGCCCTCCTGCGCGGGCCGGCCGACGGCGGCCGGGCTCGGCCCCGTCGAAGGCGCCTGACAGCTGCCGGCCGCCCGGCTCCCGCTTCTCAGCCTGGGTGCTCGCCCCCAATTCAATCACAGAATCCCGGATCCGTTCCCCCGCCGGGACCGGTCGGCTGACCCGCCGGGTCATCGCCCGGCACCTCGAGATCTGTCAGAATCGACGCATGTTGACACGATCTCGACGTCGGTCGGAGGGCTTGGAGCAGGGGCCGGGCATGGACCGCGACAAGGCGATCGAGTCGATCGCGGCCTTTCGCGGCTACTGGGACATCGTCATCATCGGCGGCGGCGCCACCGGCCTCGGCACGGCGGTCGACGCCGCGGCGCGCGGCTACCGCACGCTGCTCGTCGAGCAGAGCGACTTCGCCAAGGGCACCTCGAGCCGCAGCACCAAGCTCGTCCACGGCGGGGTCCGATACCTGCGCCAGGGCAACGTCTCGCTCGTGCTCGAGGCGCTGCACGAGCGCGGGCTGCTGGCCCACAACGCCAGCCACCTGGTGCGGAACCAGTCGTTCATCGTCCCGGTCTACGACTGGTGGGAGGGCCCCTTCTACGGCATCGGGCTCAAGGTGTACGACAAGCTTGCCGGGAAGCTCGGCATCGCGCCCTCCGAGAACCTGTCTCGAGCCGAGACCCTGGCGCTGATCCCGACCCTCGAGCCCCGCGGCCTGCGCGGCGGGGTGATCTACTACGACGGGCAGTTCGACGATTCGCGCCTGGCGATCAACCTGGCGCAGACCGCGGCCCAGAACGGCGCCACGGTGGTCAACTACATGAGGGTGACCGGGCTGCTGAAGGCGGGCGGCATGGTGGCCGGCGTCGCCGCCGAGGACCGAGAGTCCGGCACCGAGCTGGAGATCCGCGCCCGGGTCGTGGTCAACGCCACCGGCGTGTTCACCGACCAGGTGCTGCGGATGGACGACCCCGGGGCCGCGCCCATGATCACGCTCAGCCAGGGGACCCACCTCGTGCTCGGCCGGGAGTTTCTGCCCGGAGACACCGCCATCATGGTGCCGCAGACCACCGACGGCCGCGTGCTGTTCGCGGTTCCGTGGCACGACAGGGTGGTGGTCGGCACCACCGACACCCCGGTGTCCGAGCCCAGCCTGGAGCCGCGCGCGCTGCCCGAGGAGGTCGACTTCATCCTCGAGAACGCCGCCGCATACATGGCCAAGGACCCGACCCGAGCCGACGTGCTGAGCGTCTTTGCAGGCCTGCGGCCGCTGGTCAGCGCCGACGACGAGGAGGAGACCGCGAAGCTGTCCCGCGACCACACGGTTCTCGTCTCCAAGTCCGGGCTGGTCACCATCACCGGCGGCAAGTGGACGACCTACCGCCGGATGGCGAAGGACGTGGTCGACCAGGCGGCGATGGTGGCTGGGCTGGTGGAGCGGCCGTGCCCCACCGAGAGCCTGCGGATCCACGGCTGGCTGAAGAACGTGGACGCCACAGACCCGCTCTACGTGTACGGCACCGAGGCGCCGGCGGTGCGGGCCCTCGCCGAGGAGCGGCGCGCGCTCGGGCAGCGGATCCACCAGCGGCTGCCGGTGACCGCCGCCCAGGTGGTGTGGGCCGTGCGCCGCGAGATGGCGCGCACAGTGGAGGACGTGCTCGCCAGGCGGACCCGGGCGCTGCTGCTCGACGCCCGGGCGAGCATCGAGGCGGTGCCGGCCGTGGCCCGGATCATGGATCGCGAGCTCGGTCACGGCCGCGCCTGGCAGAAGGCACAGGTGGCGGCGTACACCACGATCGCCGAGGGCTACGTCCTGACCTCCCCGGGCTGAGTCCCCCGCTTCCCCACCACCGCCCGACCAGGGGCTGGGACCCGAGGTCTCATGGCTGGCCCCACGCTTCCGCCCTCGTCACGGTGACGTGTCACGGCGAAGCCAACGGCGAAGCCGGGAGCCGCTGGCGGAGCCGGATCTGTGCCCGTGCCCGTCTCCGTGCCCGACGGGACGGCAACCCCGCCCGACAGCGGCAGGAAGGCTTGGTCAAGCAGCAGATGCGGAGTTCGGTGCCTGGCACCTTTTGGGGGAACCTCCAGCGGGGTCCGCCGTACCTGTACTCGGCGGACGTGATCATCGACACCGCCACCGCGACCGCGCCCGACGACCTGCCCGGATCTGCCCGCGACAGGCGGCCGCACGCGGCCGGCGACAACGGAAAGGAGCGTGCCGTGAGACCCCTCCTGAGCCTGCTGCTGGTTCTCGCCGCATCGATCACCGCCGCCGGGGCCGACGACGGCGGCCCCGCCGTCGCGGTCACCCGCCTCGGGGAGACCCTGTACCAGCTCACCACCGACCAGGGCGCGTACACCACCAACTCGCTGGTCTCGGTCGGCGCCGACGGGCTGCTGATCGTCGACACCCAGTCGCGCACCGACGCCGAGGAGTTCCGGAAGGCCATCGCGGGCTTCGGCAAGGGGGAGCCCAAGATCATCATCAACACCCACCGCCACGTCGAGCATATCGGCGGCAATGATCTCTTCGGCGACAGCCCGATCGTCATCGCCCACGCGCTGGTGCGCACCAAGCTGCGCAGCGGCAGCTACCTGTTCGATGAGTTCCCGGATGCCACGCTGCCCGACATCACCTTCACCGACTCGATCAGCGTGCACTTCAACGGCGAGGAGATCCGGCTGATCGCCATGCCCGGCAGCCACGACGACAACGAGATCATCGTGCACTTCACCAAGTCGAAGGTCGTGCACCTGAGCTCGCTCGCCAACGGCTTCAACTTCCCGTCGGTCGACGCGGACGGCGACGTGCTGCGGTTCGAGGAGCTGGTGGCCAGGGCGATCGAGCTG
The sequence above is drawn from the Thermoanaerobaculales bacterium genome and encodes:
- a CDS encoding aldehyde dehydrogenase family protein, whose product is METFTVGPVTGATEDRRGLDRAIGELRAHADEWARLGMDRKLAMLLATRRNLGRCGRRWVDASVAAKRIDPRSPWVGEEWVVGPWALAATISGYLDTLSALAAGRLPGFRGATTRADGRLIVPVFPRSVFDRLLLSGVTAEVWMQPGITAAELEERMASFYREPEPRGRVALVLGAGNVNGIAPLDALYRLIGRGQAVLLKMSPVNAYLAPILEEVLEPFVAAGYLRVVSGGAEVGEYLTRHDGIDEVHITGSAATHDAIVWGAGEQAAERRRRGEPLLGKPITSELGGVGPVIVVPGPWSAADLRYQAEHVVTMKLHNGGCNCVSAQVLVLPREWPLQAAFMGELRRLLRELPPRAAHYPGAADRQRAAAAVHPDAELFAGEVPRTLITGLDPESAAEHCFSNEAFGEVLAVVDLPGGDASSFLDNAVAFCNRRLAGTLGVTVLVHPRTMREEAAALDRAIADLEYGGVGVNIWCAIAFLLAQATWGAYPGHTIEDVGSGIGVVHNSFLIEGSQKTVARASFYPFPRSWVHGNLSLLPKPPWFVTNRTAHITARRVAGVAADPAWRRIPGIFASALRG
- a CDS encoding glycerol-3-phosphate dehydrogenase/oxidase, which translates into the protein MLTRSRRRSEGLEQGPGMDRDKAIESIAAFRGYWDIVIIGGGATGLGTAVDAAARGYRTLLVEQSDFAKGTSSRSTKLVHGGVRYLRQGNVSLVLEALHERGLLAHNASHLVRNQSFIVPVYDWWEGPFYGIGLKVYDKLAGKLGIAPSENLSRAETLALIPTLEPRGLRGGVIYYDGQFDDSRLAINLAQTAAQNGATVVNYMRVTGLLKAGGMVAGVAAEDRESGTELEIRARVVVNATGVFTDQVLRMDDPGAAPMITLSQGTHLVLGREFLPGDTAIMVPQTTDGRVLFAVPWHDRVVVGTTDTPVSEPSLEPRALPEEVDFILENAAAYMAKDPTRADVLSVFAGLRPLVSADDEEETAKLSRDHTVLVSKSGLVTITGGKWTTYRRMAKDVVDQAAMVAGLVERPCPTESLRIHGWLKNVDATDPLYVYGTEAPAVRALAEERRALGQRIHQRLPVTAAQVVWAVRREMARTVEDVLARRTRALLLDARASIEAVPAVARIMDRELGHGRAWQKAQVAAYTTIAEGYVLTSPG
- a CDS encoding tetratricopeptide repeat protein, with protein sequence MIIDTATATAPDDLPGSARDRRPHAAGDNGKERAVRPLLSLLLVLAASITAAGADDGGPAVAVTRLGETLYQLTTDQGAYTTNSLVSVGADGLLIVDTQSRTDAEEFRKAIAGFGKGEPKIIINTHRHVEHIGGNDLFGDSPIVIAHALVRTKLRSGSYLFDEFPDATLPDITFTDSISVHFNGEEIRLIAMPGSHDDNEIIVHFTKSKVVHLSSLANGFNFPSVDADGDVLRFEELVARAIELLPPDVVIVSGHNRNGTIEDLRVYREMLAATTHIVRDGLAAGKSADTLKAEKALEAWSGYAGSYVSADEWIDSLVAGLQGGKGEDHRKIFEPLYEAYSEGGADAAITLYQGMRRDRPGAFAYQDTDLLVIGDKLLSHGKTEPAVRFLEASLAEYPDSSYAYYTNYELALAHDRLGHREEAIRHCRTAAEQSPDNPRIAALLEELTGRP